The Syntrophobacterales bacterium genome has a segment encoding these proteins:
- a CDS encoding sigma-54 dependent transcriptional regulator → MKKLNILVVDDGRSQREMLRDFLKKEGHSVGEAENGPLAIQQVRDRHFDLLLLDYKMPGMDGMEVLQSVKKINPEIDVVIITAFGTIETAVEAMKAGALDYITKPVEFDELLLLVGRVSERRTLIRENEILRDHLGQKGVSTDKIVFRNEKMGALINMAGRVAASRATILLQGESGTGKELFARLIHNLSPRSEGRIIAVNCGALNENLLESELFGHEKGAFTGAAARRIGRFEEADGGTLFLDEIGELSPQVQVKLLRFLQEREFQRLGGNQTLHADVRVISATNRDLERMAKGGGFREDLFYRLNVVTMQLPPLRERKEDIPPLIDHFLVRYARENSREIEGTSSEALDMLLKYDYPGNVRELENIIERAVVIAREDIISVADLPFGEGIEETDGGKKTEDGVLRQSVEELERKLIAEAMEKTGDHQSRAAALLGISERMLRYKLKKYGLKAGQ, encoded by the coding sequence ATGAAAAAACTAAATATACTGGTTGTTGATGACGGGCGTTCGCAGCGAGAGATGTTGAGGGATTTCCTGAAAAAGGAGGGGCACTCGGTCGGTGAAGCGGAAAACGGGCCACTGGCCATTCAGCAGGTCAGGGATAGACACTTCGATCTGCTGCTGCTCGACTATAAAATGCCCGGGATGGACGGAATGGAGGTTCTTCAGTCGGTAAAAAAGATAAATCCCGAGATTGATGTGGTTATTATTACCGCGTTCGGGACGATCGAGACGGCCGTGGAGGCGATGAAGGCGGGCGCACTGGATTATATCACGAAGCCGGTTGAATTCGATGAGCTGCTCCTTTTGGTGGGGCGCGTCTCGGAACGGAGGACGCTGATCAGGGAAAATGAAATTCTCCGCGATCACCTCGGTCAGAAAGGCGTCTCCACGGATAAAATAGTCTTCCGCAACGAAAAGATGGGCGCCCTGATCAATATGGCGGGAAGGGTTGCGGCAAGCCGGGCGACGATCCTGCTGCAGGGGGAAAGCGGGACGGGCAAGGAGCTTTTTGCCCGCCTGATCCACAATCTGAGCCCGCGGTCGGAAGGAAGAATTATTGCCGTTAATTGCGGTGCCTTGAACGAGAATCTGTTGGAGAGCGAGCTTTTCGGCCACGAAAAGGGGGCGTTTACCGGCGCTGCTGCGCGGCGGATCGGCCGGTTCGAGGAGGCGGACGGGGGGACGCTTTTTCTCGACGAGATCGGCGAGCTTTCGCCGCAGGTGCAGGTGAAGCTGCTGCGATTTTTGCAGGAGCGGGAGTTTCAGCGTCTCGGCGGCAATCAGACCCTGCATGCCGATGTCCGGGTGATCAGCGCGACCAACCGCGATCTGGAAAGGATGGCGAAGGGAGGAGGGTTTCGGGAAGACCTCTTCTACCGGCTCAATGTCGTTACAATGCAGTTGCCGCCGCTTCGGGAGCGCAAGGAGGACATCCCGCCGCTCATCGACCATTTTCTTGTGCGCTATGCCAGGGAAAACTCCAGAGAAATTGAGGGGACAAGCAGCGAGGCGCTGGATATGCTGCTCAAATACGACTATCCCGGAAACGTCCGGGAACTGGAAAACATCATAGAAAGAGCGGTCGTTATTGCCCGGGAAGATATTATCTCCGTTGCCGATCTACCTTTTGGCGAGGGAATCGAAGAAACGGACGGGGGAAAAAAGACGGAGGATGGGGTTCTGCGTCAATCGGTTGAGGAGCTGGAAAGAAAGTTGATTGCCGAGGCGATGGAAAAAACCGGCGATCATCAAAGCCGCGCGGCCGCGCTTTTGGGCATCAGCGAAAGGATGCTCCGCTATAAGCTAAAAAAATACGGTCTGAAGGCGGGGCAGTGA
- a CDS encoding replication-associated recombination protein A: MRPRSLDEYLGQGHLLAGDTLLKRAIAEDRLFSIIFWGPPGSGKTTLARILAKETKSHFISFSAVLSGVKEIRSVVEEASGLLRLSGRRTILFVDEIHRFNKAQQDAFLPHVESGLITLIGATTENPSFEVISALLSRMRVLTLKPFTVEELSGIIRNALTDAERGLGALNLEIEPDALLQIADYADGDARTALNNLEAAASLVDKGLESNGLITRAVVERAIQKKALLYDKDGEEHYNLISALHKSLRGSDPDAAVYWLRRMLMAGEDPLYLVRRMIRFASEDIGNADPRALGVAIDAMQAYHFLGSPEGELALFQAAVYLATATKSNALYECYGRTGHAIEKTGALPVPLHIRNAPTGLMKELGYGKGYLYAHDFSDAFVAQEYLPDELRGEKGRFYKPTDRGYEKIIRERIEQWRLMKNSDAARREKGKR, from the coding sequence ATGCGCCCGCGGAGTCTTGATGAATACCTTGGCCAGGGGCATCTCCTTGCTGGCGATACCCTTTTGAAAAGGGCCATTGCGGAGGATCGCCTTTTTTCGATAATATTTTGGGGGCCGCCCGGTTCAGGAAAGACAACCCTGGCCCGAATATTGGCCAAAGAGACCAAATCCCATTTCATCAGTTTTTCCGCTGTGCTCTCCGGAGTAAAGGAAATACGCTCTGTCGTTGAGGAGGCATCCGGGCTGCTTCGTCTCAGCGGCCGCCGGACGATTCTCTTTGTGGACGAGATTCACCGCTTCAACAAGGCCCAGCAGGACGCCTTTTTGCCCCATGTCGAAAGCGGCCTGATAACCCTGATCGGCGCGACCACGGAGAACCCGTCGTTTGAGGTTATCTCGGCGCTATTGTCCCGGATGCGGGTTCTTACCCTCAAGCCGTTTACCGTCGAGGAACTTTCCGGGATCATCAGGAACGCCCTGACTGACGCCGAGCGCGGGCTGGGCGCCCTCAATCTGGAGATCGAGCCGGACGCCCTCCTGCAAATTGCCGATTATGCCGATGGCGATGCCCGAACTGCGTTGAACAATCTCGAAGCGGCAGCTTCGCTTGTGGACAAAGGCTTGGAAAGTAACGGCCTGATCACCCGTGCAGTTGTCGAGCGGGCGATTCAAAAAAAGGCGCTCCTTTATGATAAAGATGGCGAAGAACACTACAATCTGATCTCGGCGCTGCACAAAAGCCTCCGGGGCAGCGACCCGGACGCGGCAGTTTACTGGCTGCGGCGGATGCTCATGGCGGGCGAAGATCCCCTTTATCTCGTCAGACGGATGATCCGCTTTGCCTCGGAGGATATCGGGAATGCCGATCCCCGGGCGCTGGGCGTGGCAATCGATGCGATGCAGGCGTACCATTTTCTCGGTTCGCCGGAGGGGGAACTGGCGCTTTTCCAGGCGGCCGTTTATCTTGCCACGGCAACGAAGAGCAACGCCCTTTATGAGTGCTACGGCAGAACTGGACATGCCATAGAGAAAACCGGCGCTCTTCCCGTGCCGCTGCATATCCGCAACGCCCCCACTGGTTTGATGAAGGAGTTGGGCTACGGGAAGGGATATCTCTACGCCCATGATTTTTCGGATGCATTTGTTGCCCAGGAATATCTGCCCGACGAACTCCGCGGCGAAAAGGGGCGCTTCTATAAGCCGACAGACCGGGGTTATGAGAAGATCATCCGGGAACGAATCGAACAATGGCGGCTGATGAAGAATTCCGATGCCGCAAGACGAGAAAAAGGTAAAAGGTGA
- a CDS encoding TrpB-like pyridoxal phosphate-dependent enzyme, which translates to MQTKVVLEDYEIPKQWYNIQADLPKPMSPPLHPGTGKPVTAEDLAPIFPMNLIEQEVSQQRWIDIPGEVLDKYLLWRPSPLYRARNFEKLLDAPVKIYYKNEGVSPAGSHKPNTAIAQAYYNKAFGIKRLSTETGAGQWGSALAMACQMFGLECRVFMVKVSYEQKPYRRLMMNTWGANCFASPSNLTEAGRQVLAEHPDSPGSLGIAISEAVEDAVSHENSRYALGSVLNHVLLHQTIIGLEAQKQFEKIGEYPDVVIGCAGGGSNFAGIALPFVCDEIHGKQLRILAAEPALCPTMTRGPFAYDFGDLAKKTPLLPMHTLGHDYVPAPIHAGGLRYHGMAPIVSHLLNLGLIEAQAYNQLDTFDAGVKWARTEGFIPAPETTHAIAAVVAEARRAKEEGKERTILFNWSGHGLVDLAAYDAYLNGRLDAYEFSDDEMKRALKAIEGLPKP; encoded by the coding sequence ATGCAGACCAAAGTCGTTCTTGAGGATTACGAAATCCCGAAACAGTGGTACAACATCCAGGCGGATTTGCCGAAACCGATGAGTCCCCCCCTCCATCCGGGAACCGGAAAGCCGGTAACCGCGGAGGATCTGGCGCCGATCTTTCCGATGAACCTGATCGAGCAGGAGGTCAGTCAGCAGCGCTGGATCGATATTCCCGGCGAGGTGCTCGACAAGTATCTGCTTTGGAGACCGAGCCCGCTTTACCGGGCGCGCAATTTCGAAAAACTCCTCGATGCCCCGGTGAAGATTTATTACAAAAACGAGGGAGTCAGCCCTGCCGGTTCCCACAAACCGAATACGGCGATAGCCCAGGCATATTACAATAAGGCCTTCGGCATTAAGCGCCTTTCGACGGAAACAGGCGCCGGCCAGTGGGGAAGCGCCCTTGCCATGGCCTGCCAGATGTTTGGTCTGGAATGCCGGGTATTTATGGTTAAAGTCAGCTACGAGCAGAAACCTTACCGGCGTTTGATGATGAACACATGGGGGGCGAATTGTTTCGCGAGTCCGAGCAACCTGACTGAGGCGGGGCGGCAGGTATTAGCCGAGCATCCCGATTCCCCCGGAAGTCTCGGAATTGCAATCAGTGAGGCGGTGGAAGATGCAGTCTCTCATGAAAATTCTCGCTATGCCCTGGGCAGCGTTTTGAATCATGTCCTGCTCCATCAGACAATCATCGGTCTCGAGGCGCAAAAGCAGTTTGAGAAGATCGGCGAGTATCCCGATGTCGTCATCGGCTGCGCGGGCGGCGGCAGCAATTTTGCCGGGATTGCCCTGCCTTTTGTTTGTGACGAGATACACGGCAAGCAGTTGCGGATACTTGCCGCGGAGCCTGCCCTCTGTCCGACGATGACGCGGGGGCCGTTCGCCTATGATTTCGGCGATCTTGCCAAAAAAACGCCGCTTTTGCCGATGCACACTCTGGGCCACGATTACGTGCCTGCCCCCATTCATGCCGGCGGACTCCGCTATCATGGGATGGCGCCGATCGTCAGCCACCTGTTGAACCTGGGACTCATTGAAGCGCAGGCGTACAACCAGCTCGATACCTTCGATGCCGGCGTTAAATGGGCGAGAACGGAAGGGTTTATCCCGGCGCCGGAGACGACCCACGCCATTGCCGCCGTTGTTGCGGAGGCCCGGCGGGCAAAGGAAGAGGGAAAAGAGCGAACGATTCTTTTCAACTGGAGCGGTCACGGGCTGGTCGATCTGGCGGCCTATGACGCCTATCTCAATGGCCGACTTGATGCCTATGAGTTTTCTGACGATGAGATGAAAAGGGCGCTCAAGGCGATCGAAGGCCTTCCCAAGCCTTAG